From the Paenibacillus sp. MMS20-IR301 genome, the window CCGCCAGAAGGTGTACGTATTTGACTCTGGTAGTTATTGTTTCTTCCTCTATATTCACTCCGAAGCCACATTTAGGCGTACTTAGATGGATTTTTGGAATCGCCGCATTCTGGCCAGAGCGGATAGCTGAAATCAATGAGAAAAGTACCCTTAAATCCGCTGAAATTCGGTTGTTAAGCGAAATTAAGGGTAAAAATGCCCTTAATATTGCCGAAAGTAGGCAAGGAGAGGAAATTAGAGGTAAAAGTACCCTTAATTTCGCCGAAAGTGGGTGTTGAGAGGAAATTAGGGGTAAAAGTACCCTTAAATCAGCTGAAATCCGGTTGTTAAGCGAAATTAAGGGTAAAAACGCCCTTAAAATACTTTGAATTATTAAAAGTTGGTTTATGGCAAGCACTCCCCGCAATCCAGCCGCCAGCGAGCACTCCTCCCTATCTCCGCCGCCAGCCGTCAGCGAGCACTCCCCCACATCCCAGCCGCCCGTCCTTCAGCCAGCAGCTGCTCACATCTCATACTACCCTTCCCGGCCTTCCCCATACTTCATGCTTCCTCCCCCTCTCCAAACTCCTCCCGTGCCGCTCTATTCCCCCATCCGCCGCACGCTACATTTTGTATTAACCCGCGGATAAGATAAGATGGAGGTGCATGAGCTGCAGGATTATTTAATCTGCAGACTACAAAATCTACTGCCGAAAGGAAGCGAAGCAGGATGTCGATCTATAGTTTTGCCGGGGTTACACCATCGGGTACTGAAGTGCCGTTTAAGGACTATGAGGGCAAGGTGCTGCTGATCGCCAATACGGCAAGCCAGTGCGGACTGACGCCGCAATACGGGGATTTGCAGAAGCTGTATGAGCAATACAAAGATCAGGGGCTGGTCGTGCTCGGGTTCCCCTGCAACCAGTTTGCCGGCCAGGAGCCGGGAACCAGTGAGGAAGCGGAGGCTTTTTGCCAGATTAATTATGGCGTTACTTTTCCGGTGTTTGCCAAGGTGGATGTCAACGGGCCGGACGCGAGCCTGCTGTTTCAATATTTGAAGGGCCAGCAGCCGGGTGACGGCGAGAGCAGTGATATCCAGTGGAACTTCACGAAGTTTCTGGTAGACCGCAGCGGCAATGTAGCTGCCCGGGTGGAGCCGAAGGAATCACCAGAAAGCATGAAGGATACCATTGAATCACTGCTGTAGCAGCAGGCCCAGTCCAAAGCTTAACTCTCTCCTCCTCCCGGACCGTGGTGCGTATGCATCTGGCCCGGGAGTTTTTATTACAGGCAGTACTTGCTCTGAGCCTAGTTTTAGTCGGAGTACCCGGAATGGAACGGAGGAGTAGCGCAACCGCGCAGGTATCCGCCGGCTATATATTTTTGAACCTGTGATCTTGGGCTTCAGAATAGTGCGGGAGTAGAGAATTCATTCTATTGTACTTTGTACAGCAGATTACAATAAAATGAGCCTGAAAATAGAATCTGTTGTATTTTGTACACTCATTTCTTGGGATTTGGGCATTTTAAGCTCATTTTTCCGAAAAGCACTGTACGAAATACAATAGATTGGATTTTTCAGCTGTTTAGCATGGATTCAAATGTAGAAAATACAATTGCTCCATTATTATGGGTGTTCTCTTATTGCAAATACTCCTTAACGTTTCCAGTTCAAGCTATGTTCAAGCTATATAGTGTTTTTCTATTAATCAGCAGAGTTGTATGAAAATTATCCTTGTATCTTTTCAGAGACACTGTATTCTTTGAAGAGGAAAGTTTCATCCCTTACGGAATTGCATAAAGCTAAGAAGGATGCAGGATAATAACGGCAGGAGGGTTTCATAAAAGCATGAGGTTAATTACAGAGGTAGCATCGGCAGCAGGGATCCATGAGGAGCATCTGGAGTTGTACGGTAAATACAAAAGCAAGCTCTCCCCATCGCTATGGGAGGAACTGAAGCACAAGCCGGACGGCAAGCTGGTTCTGGTAACAGCGGTAAATCCCACACCGGCGGGCGAAGGAAAAACCTTAACCACCATCGGATTATCCCAGGCGCTGAATGCGGCGGGGATTAAGACGGTTGCTGCACTGCGTGAGCCGTCACTTGGGCCTTGCCTCGGAATGAAGGGCGGCGCAACCGGCGGAGGCAAGTCGCAGATTGTTCCGGCGGACGAGATTAATCTGCATTTCACCGGTGATATCCATGCCGTGACCTCTGCGCATAATCTGCTGTCTGCAATGATCGATAATCATATGTTCCAGGGCAACGCCTTAAGCCTCGACCCGCAGCGGATTGTCTGGAAACGTGTAATGGATATGAATGACCGCAGTCTGCGTAATATTGTGACCGGCCTGGGAGACGGCAACGGGACGGTGCGCGAGAGCGGCTTCCAGATCACAACAGCTTCCGAGATTATGGCTGTACTGTGCCTTTGCAATGATCTTGCCGATTTGAAAAAAAGACTGAGCCGGATGCTCATCGGTTATGATACGCTGGGCCAGCCGGTTACTGCCAAGGAGATTGGTGCAGTGGAGGCTATGACTGCGCTGCTGAAGGAAGCGGTGAAGCCCAATCTTGTGCAGACGCTGGAAGGCACGCCGGTTATTGTACATGGCGGACCTTTTGCCAATATTGCCCACGGCTGCAGCAGTGTGATCGGGACCCGCTACGCGCTGAAGCTTGGCGAGGTGGTTGTAACAGAGGCCGGCTTCGGTGCGGATCTGGGCGCCGAGAAGTTTATGGACATTAAATGCCGCCAGGCTGGCCTGTCTCCTTCGGCCGCAGTGCTGGTGGTTACAGTGAAATCACTGAAATATAACGGCGGTGTCCGTAAGGAAGAGCTGTATGCCGGTAACCGTGCGGCCTTGCTCGCCGGCTTGTCCAATATGGAGTGCCATATTGAGAATTTAAGCAAATTCGGTGTGCCGGTGCTGGTAGCGCTCAATCATTTCGAGGGCGATGCTCCGGCAGAGATCAATGATGTGCTGGAGGCTTGCCGCAGACTTGGTGTGCCTGCAGCCGTATCCAAGGTATGGGCGGAGGGCAGTGCCGGTGGACTTGAGCTTGCGTTTGCACTGAAGAAGCTGCTGGACCGGGAAGATGCTGTGAATTATGCACCGCTCTATGAAGACGGCCTGGATATTCCGTCCAAAATCAATAAAATCGTCACGGAAATTTA encodes:
- a CDS encoding glutathione peroxidase, with protein sequence MSIYSFAGVTPSGTEVPFKDYEGKVLLIANTASQCGLTPQYGDLQKLYEQYKDQGLVVLGFPCNQFAGQEPGTSEEAEAFCQINYGVTFPVFAKVDVNGPDASLLFQYLKGQQPGDGESSDIQWNFTKFLVDRSGNVAARVEPKESPESMKDTIESLL
- a CDS encoding formate--tetrahydrofolate ligase; the protein is MRLITEVASAAGIHEEHLELYGKYKSKLSPSLWEELKHKPDGKLVLVTAVNPTPAGEGKTLTTIGLSQALNAAGIKTVAALREPSLGPCLGMKGGATGGGKSQIVPADEINLHFTGDIHAVTSAHNLLSAMIDNHMFQGNALSLDPQRIVWKRVMDMNDRSLRNIVTGLGDGNGTVRESGFQITTASEIMAVLCLCNDLADLKKRLSRMLIGYDTLGQPVTAKEIGAVEAMTALLKEAVKPNLVQTLEGTPVIVHGGPFANIAHGCSSVIGTRYALKLGEVVVTEAGFGADLGAEKFMDIKCRQAGLSPSAAVLVVTVKSLKYNGGVRKEELYAGNRAALLAGLSNMECHIENLSKFGVPVLVALNHFEGDAPAEINDVLEACRRLGVPAAVSKVWAEGSAGGLELAFALKKLLDREDAVNYAPLYEDGLDIPSKINKIVTEIYRGAEVVFSPAAKRSLAVIDRLGLQQLQVCMAKTPYSFSDQPRLLGAPEGFTMGVRDITLSLGAGFAVVITGNIVTMPGLPAKPAAEGLQVDEGGVISGLE